The genomic DNA gtacacacgatctgactttccgccaacaaaactgtggatttttgttcaaagattgttggctcaaacttgtcttccatacacatggtcacacaaatattggGCAACAATTCAgaatgtgggaacgcggtgacatacaagacgtacgacaagtcgagaaaaaggaagttcagtagccagtgtggctccttctgcttgattccgagcatgcgtgaacttttgtgcgatggacttgtgtacacacaattggactttccgacaacaaagttttattggcggaaaatttgagaacctgctagcaaacatttgttggcggaaagtccgacagcaaatgttcgatggagcatacacatggtcgggctttccgacaacaaactcacatccaacatttcccatcggaaaatccgaccgtgtgtacgtggcataactcttATTGCACTTTTGTGCCTTAACTTTGCTGCATTGTCTCAGGTAGAACAATTCCCAGCTATTGTATGCCTTTATGCTTTCTCTGTATTGTTCTCAAATTTTCTAAAAACTAATAAAATCTCTGTGAAATAATTAACATACCCGGGAATGTCCTGACCccagacagacaggaagtgatgtcaggtacaaacAGAAAGTGAGAAATATAACCTGTGCCTATTCTGCTATAGGTCAACAGTCCATAATACTCAGAGTGCAGGAGTGTGCAACACCCTAATCGTTTTCCCTATAGAGCAACCTCTAAAGAAGAATGTAAATACTTACCTCCCCCACTTACTGTACCTCCTCACCACTGAGCGCTGCAAACACACTACAGGCCAGAGTTGAACAGATTGAGATTAGCTTGTTGTTTAAGTGAGACAATAGAGAGAACAAAACTAAACACCACAATAATATGGACAGGGCTACAGGTGTGTAAGAGCAACAGTGATTACCATAAAGGAAAAATTGAGAGCAGAGTCCGCCTATTAATTTCTTATATCCCCACCCTAATATTGTACAACCAATACCATCCAGATAATTCTACGCTATCTGTTTACAGAGGAACCTgcatagatcacatgaccacactAATGAAGATGGAgaaggaccggagtcacatgactgagaggatgctaaatctcaccctggagatcatcacCCTGCTGATCGGAGAGGTaaagaggattctgggaggtcacatgacatcactcttatctctgttaataaaacagacctgaccggagaggtaagGAGGAtcttgggaggtcacatgacatcactcttctctctattaataaaacagacctgaccggagaggtgaggaggattctgggaggtcacatgacatcactcttatctctattaataaaaacagacctgaccggagaggtgaggaggattctgggaggtcacatgacatcactcttatctctattaataaaaacagacctgaccggagaggtgaggaggattctgggaggtcacatgacatcactcttatctctattaataaaacagacctgaccggagaggtaaggaggattttgagaggtcacatgacatcactcttctctctattgataaaaaagacctgaccggagaggtgaggaggattctgggaggtcacatgacatcactcttatctctattaataaaaacagacctgaccggagaggtgaggattctgggaggtcacatgacatcactcttatctctattaataaaaacagacatgaccagagaggtgaggagtattctggaaggtcacatgacatcactcttatctctattaataaaaacagacctgaccggagaggtgaggaggattctgggaggtcatatgacatcactcttatctctattaataaaaacaGACCtcaccggagaggtgaggaggattctaagAGGTCATATGACATCacttttatctctattaataaaaacaGACCTGActtgagaggtgaggaggattctgggaggtcacatgacatcactcttatctctattaataaaaacagacctgaccggagaggtgaggagggttctgggaggtcacatgacatcactcttatctctattaataaaaacagacctgaccggagaggtgaggaggattctgggaggtcatatgacatcactcttatctctattaataaaaacaGACCtcaccggagaggtgaggaggattctaagAGGTCATATGACATCacttttatctctattaataaaaacaGACCTGActtgagaggtgaggaggattctgggaggtcacatgacatcactcttatatCTATTAATAAAAACAGACCTGAATGGAGAGGCGAGGAGGATTgtaggaggtcacatgacatcactcctatttctaataataaaacacagacctgaatggagaggtgaggaggattctgggaggttacatgacatcactcttatttctATTAATAAAACAAAGatctgactggagaggtgaggcaGATTCTGGGAATATGACATGATATTACTGTTTTTGCTTGAATGCAGAGTTtccctcctgtgaagtctggagatcagaTCACCATCACAGTTCCTCCACTGCACTCTTTCACACCCGAGCTGAACAGCAAAAAGATTCTAGAAGTCGCCGACAACATGATTGAGCTGCTGACAGGACAGGTGAGCGGTGCTGAGATTTCcaggacattatccagtaacagacaagggatgtttctggatggtgactgtatcattgtgtgtgtcaggttcctttATATTTCTCCATGGAGTTTCTTAAGCTTTTAGAAGAACAGAATGATCTCTTCAAGGACATCATAATGGAGAATCAGTTGCCCTTCGCATCACCAGGTAACGGAGACTTTATTATAAAGGTGAGAGCAGTATGGAGGGTCCACCTACTGTAGATCCCATCACCTAATAACACACAGAATGAaagtttctttattgtacatcatgggacacttcaGTTTTCTTGCCAGTGTCTGAAGGTGATGCTCCCtgctgtgcaggtttctgcacaatGTTTCCAGATTCTCAACGGTTCTGACAAGGACCAGCAGACTGGTGCTATCCAGATCGACTTCTGAAGCTATGATCCCTTAGAATGGTACCCGGACCCCACACTGGATGCGGAGGATGAGACATGGGGACAGCCTGTAACGTTGTTGGTCGGCACTGGACCCTGCGTTTACGGAACCATGTGCAATGTATGTATTGCCAAGGTGGTTTCTGATAGGGTGCCATACAGGTCTAGGAAGTGAACCTCAGTAATAGGGATCGAGTCTCTGAAGGCACTCTGGGCATGGTCCGccatgaggggtgaagattggattCCCCTCCCCTGGGAAAGTTTGGGTCCTGCAGCTGGACTGCTGTGTGCCTCTGTTAACCCTGCTGGTACCTGTCTAGCTTGTTACCCTTCTCCTCTCTAGGCAGCTGGTTAGGTGGTTAACTGGTttgatggatgttttgtttgtgctggcCGGGTTAGCTACAGGGCTCTGTGATGTTACTATATGTCCCATCACTGAGGGGCTGCCTGGGCTTTGCCAGTTTTTCACTGCATGCTGCTCTATTTGGCTGTCCTTATATAGTTTTCCCAGTGTGCTCCAGTGCCAATAATGAGACTGAGGGGCAGCCCAGGAGATGTTGGGTGCCAACTGCGGGAGCCGGAACTGTGTCTTCACCCCCCACTCTGAGCCAGCCGTACACACTGACTGGGCTGAGCTCGACAAGATGTTCAATCGAAGAGATTCACACAGTAATACCCAACGGAGAATCATTTCACTATGTAGCGCAGTATGTCCTCAGTAGATGCGGCGATTTGTTGTCTAAACATGATCATGGACTATGTTCTGGTGTTTAAAGATGAACATCTGCAGACCTTGTTAAAAGTGTCTTTTGCTTTATGGGGTGCAGCCGTGCAGCTGGTATTTGCATCTTGTGGAGTCTGCCAAGGCCTTAAAGCGAAGTTTCACCCAAAAACTTCTACTCATTTGTTTcctcccccttccggtgccacaattggcacctttcgggggggggggggggacacaggatatcctgttcccacttccgggagccacagccGATGATATTGATGTCATggctcggctccctcctcttcccctgtcgccggaccagtaggagagaggagcggagcctcgcacatgcgcagttgggttcccggcgtgaagtcgtaaggctacactgccggttacccttacccgcaatggcggcggcagcacccgacagctgatggaaacatcagctgcggtgtcaacatcactggactccaggacaggtaagtatcctactattaaaagccagcagctgcagtatgtggtttttaatttttgcagcggtgggcggacctttGCTTTAAGGTGAAGCATGTGGGTAAGGTGTCTTTAGCAGTGATAACGAGTTtgaaaattgcttacatttttcctCTCATGTCCTTTGTTTTCCTGGGGAAGCTTTGAAGGTTTCCAtccagcaatttttttgttttaggacTATTGTCCGTAATTGGGGAGTTGGACAATCACGTGCACCGGATTCTCTGGCTAAGATGCTGGTGTGCAGAGTTACTCTGCAAGAAGTTGCTGGTGAATTTTCCCCTTCATGGGGGATGTTTTTTTGGCCTTACCTGGATTTAAAGCATGAAGATTTCAGGTAGTAAGAGTTCTCTGTTGCCCTATAGGAAGCTGGGAAAGCATATGACTCAAAGGTCTCCTTCTATGTCTTCCTCCACAGGGTAATCCTTTTGTCACTTTATGGCCTCGACTTCAAGGTGGAAAGCTCTGTTCCAGGTCTGTAAGAAGTTCTGGGCCTCCCAGCCAGCAAAGTTGGAGCCCAAATCCTCTTCTTATTGAAGAGACACTCCCACACATGTGGGGAAGGGGGACGTTTGTAGGCCTTGTGGAGATTCGGAAGTGGGACATAGCGGACGAGTGAGTTCACTGTATAGTAGCTCATGGCTACAAGCTGCAATTTCAGAGCTTTCCGTCTCCATGCTTCTTGCTTTCAAATGTTTTCTTTGAATCTGTGAAGGAGCTTTACTCTTTTGCAAGTTCTCGATCATCTTCCATCTCAGGGAATGATCATTTCAGTGCCAGAGAAAGAGAAGTTCTGCAGGTTCTGCTCCAGCCTCTTCATGGTTCTAAAAGCAAATGGCAATGTTCCACCCATCTTTTACCTCTTTCCCCATCATTAGGATTTCATGGCATTGGTGGACATAAGGGATGCATACCTACATGTCCCAGTCTTTCCTCTGCCAGAGGTTTCTTTGGTTATGGTGGAGGATCATCATTTTTCATTTAGGGACCTGATGTTCAGCTTGTCCACTGCTCCTAGTGTGTTTACCAATGCCCTGGGTCGGGTTTTGGGACTCTTGTTTATCTGAAGTATATCTGTTATAGGGTACCTTGACAACTTACTTTAGGGGGAGCAACTCGTTTCCCTTTAGGCACCAACATGTCTCACATATTGCACACTCTGGTGAGGTTTGGATAGGTGCTGAATTTTCAGTATTCTGACCTAATTCCATCCCAGGGGTTAGAATATCTGCACCTGACCATTGCCAAGTCATGCTCTGAGGATGCAAGTGGATTTGCTCAAGACTCTAACAAATCTCTTGATTCACCTCGGATTGAGGGTTCTAGGAAAGATAACAACTTTATTTTAGGCAATGCTCTTTACCCCATTTCTTTCCC from Aquarana catesbeiana isolate 2022-GZ linkage group LG04, ASM4218655v1, whole genome shotgun sequence includes the following:
- the LOC141141112 gene encoding uncharacterized protein translates to MTTLMKMEKDRSHMTERMLNLTLEIITLLIGESFPPVKSGDQITITVPPLHSFTPELNSKKILEVADNMIELLTGQVPLYFSMEFLKLLEEQNDLFKDIIMENQLPFASPGNGDFIIKEAGKAYDSKVSFYVFLHRVILLSLYGLDFKVESSVPDTDGSSNRNPLERCSRPLNFQDSRQEDLTIPHYFQVGGVWNIKRLNPLTETVWNLYFYFTDGGIRM